The Pelodiscus sinensis isolate JC-2024 chromosome 30, ASM4963464v1, whole genome shotgun sequence genome has a window encoding:
- the LOC142821098 gene encoding mast cell protease 1A-like produces MALTMQLLVVGLLPWAFLLPPGGWAGEIIGGKEAKPHSRPYMAYLQMKRNNGHYTCGGFLVAKGFVLTAAHCWGVSITVTLGAHNIDKREPSWQVIPVRRQIPHPRYNRKTLNNDIMLLQLAEPAKLNGWVETIALPCAGEHVEPGMACLVAGWGLTIASDYFSAASALQEAEVKVLADAKCTYHHYVSSTMLCAGLRSEGKDSAKGDSGGPLVCQGKAQGIVSWGPNTPPGVYVRVSTYSQWIRDTMRRA; encoded by the exons ATGGCTCTGACGATGCAGCTCTTGGTGGTGGGGCTGCTTCCCTgggccttcctcctgccccctgggggctgggctg GTGAGATTATCGGGGGAAAGGAGGCCAagccccactccaggccctacATGGCCTATCTACAAATGAAACGTAATAACGGTCATTACACCTGCGGCGGGTTCCTGGTAGCGAAGGGCTTTGTGCTGACGGCCGCTCACTGCTGGGGAGT CAGCATCACTGTCACCCTGGGAGCCCACAACATTGACAAACGGGAACCGAGTTGGCAAGTGATCCCCGTGCGCCGGCAGATCCCCCACCCGCGGTACAACAGGAAGACTTTAAACAACGACATcatgctgctgcag CTGGCTGAGCCGGCGAAGCTGAATGGTTGGGTGGAGACCATCGCCCTGCCCTGTGCTGGTGaacacgtggagcctgggatggCGTGTCTTGTGGCCGGCTGGGGCCTCACCATCGCCAGCGATTATTTCTCTGCAGCTAGTGCACTGCAAGAGGCAGAGGTGAAGGTGTTGGCGGATGCCAAGTGCACCTATCATCACTACGTCTCCTCGACCATGCTGTGTGCCGGGCTCCGATCAGAGGGGAAAGACTCTGCCAAG GGCGACTCCGGTGGCCCACTGGTATGtcagggcaaagcccagggcatCGTCTCCTGGGGGCCCAACACCCCCCCTGGCGTGTACGTGAGGGTCTCCACTTACAGCCAATGGATCAGGGACACCATGAGGAGAGCATAG